One window of the Acaryochloris sp. CCMEE 5410 genome contains the following:
- a CDS encoding putative baseplate assembly protein gives MEFDFLPKLPKSDLDDRSFDDLVQECLLRIPRYCPEWTHHNPSDPGITLVELFSWLTDQMLLRFNQVPRRNYVTFLELMGVRLQPPSPAKTPVTFYLSAGLSENYTIPMDTEVATLRTETEEAIVFSTDRPVTIGQPQLRHFLTADRAEMEPQLVRDRFAESWNLNPDGEWQGSALSCFNPQPQIGNCFYLVFEPEQPAGNVISVTFKGEAATPTGINPECPPRQWQAWNGVYWQPVLLNEADDHTDGFSFARLTRQNGNPLQGADVILHLPQHWPVTNFASYQGRWIRCVYETAQATQWGYRCSPEIVGVSVQAIGATVDTTQSLQIHNEILGTSDGTPGQTFQLQSAPILPRRDPEYLLVTPIGGIPQRWTEVSDFADSGPEDLHYTIDALTGALQFGPLIREPAQIKVQTQQRMAQSNADLVALGPEQQALKRQYGKVPPKGAELRMATYRTGGGLKGNVQSGMIRILKTAVPYVANVINHQPAQNGTDAESLDAAVIRVPQMLRTRDRAVTQEDFETLALTAGRGAVARVLCLPADQTGTPGQVRLLIVPQVSTDAIERGEGLHPDVLSLTPQLETQISDYLDDRRLLGMDIRYDQPHYVGVTVQAEVALEPNYNNPEAQTEMRHQLQVALYRFLNPITGGPDGRGWPFGRPVYPSDIVTLFQPMPGVRHLGTVQLFELRRQESRWQRILPKEPVIDPGPLGVLCSWQNAPLRSSHAISLL, from the coding sequence ATGGAGTTTGATTTCTTACCCAAGCTACCCAAGTCAGATCTCGATGACCGCAGTTTCGATGATCTCGTGCAAGAATGTCTACTCCGCATCCCTCGCTATTGCCCTGAATGGACCCACCATAACCCCAGCGATCCGGGAATTACATTGGTCGAGCTATTTAGCTGGCTAACGGACCAAATGTTGCTGCGATTTAATCAGGTGCCCCGTCGCAACTATGTCACCTTCTTAGAGTTAATGGGGGTCAGGCTGCAGCCCCCCTCCCCAGCAAAGACGCCAGTGACCTTCTACCTCAGTGCAGGTTTGTCGGAAAACTACACGATTCCGATGGATACGGAAGTGGCAACCCTACGCACGGAGACGGAAGAAGCGATTGTCTTTAGCACCGATCGTCCTGTCACAATTGGGCAACCCCAGCTGCGGCACTTTCTGACAGCTGATAGGGCTGAAATGGAGCCACAGCTCGTGCGAGATCGCTTTGCCGAATCCTGGAATTTAAATCCTGATGGAGAATGGCAAGGGTCTGCCTTAAGCTGCTTCAATCCTCAACCTCAAATAGGCAATTGTTTTTATCTCGTCTTTGAGCCAGAGCAGCCAGCAGGAAATGTTATCTCCGTGACATTTAAGGGGGAAGCGGCAACTCCCACGGGGATTAACCCTGAATGTCCACCCCGCCAATGGCAAGCTTGGAATGGGGTCTACTGGCAACCCGTTTTATTAAATGAAGCCGATGACCATACGGATGGCTTTAGCTTTGCCCGGTTGACTCGGCAAAATGGTAATCCCCTCCAGGGAGCAGATGTAATCTTACACCTGCCTCAACACTGGCCGGTCACTAACTTTGCCAGCTATCAAGGTCGCTGGATTCGATGTGTTTATGAAACGGCACAAGCCACCCAATGGGGATATCGTTGTTCCCCAGAAATTGTTGGGGTGTCTGTGCAAGCCATTGGCGCGACGGTTGATACGACACAATCTTTGCAAATCCACAATGAAATTTTAGGAACCAGTGATGGCACGCCTGGACAAACCTTTCAACTTCAATCCGCACCGATTCTGCCTCGCCGAGACCCGGAATACCTGTTGGTGACCCCTATTGGTGGCATTCCTCAGCGATGGACGGAGGTCTCGGACTTTGCAGACTCTGGGCCAGAAGACCTGCACTACACCATTGATGCCCTGACGGGGGCGCTACAGTTTGGACCTTTGATTCGAGAACCCGCTCAAATCAAGGTACAAACACAACAGCGAATGGCCCAATCCAATGCCGATCTCGTGGCCCTAGGCCCTGAGCAGCAGGCTCTGAAACGCCAATATGGCAAGGTGCCCCCTAAGGGAGCTGAACTGAGGATGGCCACCTATCGCACAGGTGGAGGGCTGAAAGGCAATGTGCAAAGCGGGATGATTCGGATTCTGAAAACGGCGGTGCCCTATGTCGCTAATGTGATCAATCATCAGCCCGCCCAGAATGGGACTGATGCCGAATCCCTGGATGCTGCGGTCATTCGTGTACCGCAAATGTTGCGGACTCGCGATCGCGCGGTCACCCAAGAAGATTTTGAGACGTTAGCTTTAACGGCAGGTCGAGGGGCAGTCGCACGCGTTCTCTGTTTGCCTGCGGATCAAACGGGTACCCCAGGGCAGGTCCGACTTCTGATTGTTCCCCAGGTGAGTACCGACGCCATTGAGCGGGGCGAGGGGCTTCATCCAGATGTTCTTAGTTTGACGCCCCAACTGGAAACCCAGATTAGTGATTACTTGGATGACCGTCGTCTCCTGGGCATGGACATTCGCTATGACCAACCACACTATGTGGGGGTAACGGTTCAGGCAGAAGTGGCCCTAGAGCCAAACTATAACAATCCAGAGGCCCAAACGGAGATGCGGCATCAGCTTCAGGTCGCCCTCTATCGGTTTCTAAATCCGATTACTGGCGGTCCCGATGGCCGAGGTTGGCCCTTTGGGCGTCCCGTGTATCCCTCGGATATTGTGACGCTGTTTCAGCCCATGCCGGGGGTTCGTCATTTGGGTACCGTACAGCTGTTTGAACTCCGTCGCCAGGAATCTCGTTGGCAGCGGATTTTGCCCAAGGAACCCGTGATCGATCCAGGCCCTTTGGGGGTGCTCTGCTCCTGGCAGAATGCCCCACTTCGCTCTAGTCACGCTATCAGTCTGCTGTAA
- a CDS encoding GPW/gp25 family protein — MVDGQTAHLGTGWTFPIGVNTQGNLRFSAHAIRNIEESIAIILGTKLGERVYRPEFGSRLSELTFAPMNTQTLLLIRLYVTEALQRWEPRIVLDGVYTEPDPIEGRVDITLEYHPKQTHDYRSLVYPFYLTPIT; from the coding sequence ATGGTGGACGGTCAAACTGCTCATTTGGGGACGGGTTGGACGTTTCCCATTGGGGTGAATACTCAGGGAAACCTACGATTTAGTGCCCACGCCATTCGTAATATTGAAGAATCTATCGCAATCATTCTGGGGACCAAACTGGGGGAGCGGGTCTATCGGCCTGAGTTTGGTTCCCGTCTCTCCGAGTTGACTTTTGCCCCGATGAATACTCAAACCCTGTTGCTGATTCGACTGTACGTCACAGAAGCCTTGCAACGGTGGGAACCCCGCATTGTTCTAGATGGTGTTTATACAGAACCAGACCCCATTGAAGGGCGGGTTGATATCACCCTCGAATACCATCCTAAACAAACCCACGATTACCGGAGTTTAGTCTATCCCTTTTATCTGACCCCCATTACCTAG
- a CDS encoding NAD(P)H-quinone oxidoreductase subunit M gives MLLKSTTRHIHIYTAEVDNNELIPSESVLTLDVDPDNELVWSEDALQRVYAKFDELVETYSGEDLTDYNLRRIGSDLEHYVRSLLQKGIVGYNLSSRVRNFSMGLPQVIASESK, from the coding sequence ATGCTACTGAAGTCCACGACTCGCCACATCCACATCTATACTGCCGAAGTGGATAATAACGAGTTGATTCCTAGCGAAAGCGTCTTAACCCTAGATGTGGACCCAGACAATGAGCTGGTTTGGAGTGAAGATGCCCTCCAGCGAGTGTATGCCAAGTTTGATGAATTAGTTGAAACTTATTCAGGTGAAGATTTAACCGACTATAACCTGCGTCGCATTGGTTCAGATTTGGAACATTATGTGCGATCGCTGTTGCAAAAAGGCATTGTGGGCTATAACCTCAGTAGTCGCGTACGCAACTTTAGTATGGGTCTACCCCAAGTCATCGCATCAGAATCTAAGTAG
- a CDS encoding secondary thiamine-phosphate synthase enzyme YjbQ — MAVYQDHIRFTTHGHGDMQDLTDRVQQAIQDSGIQAGMVNVFNIGSTGAIGAIEFEPGLKQDLPDLLNRLIPPSQDYGHEQAWHDGNGHSHLQATWLGPELTVPITAGRPVLGTWQQIFHLECDNKPRSRQVLVTVYGE, encoded by the coding sequence ATGGCGGTTTATCAAGACCACATTCGGTTCACAACCCATGGACATGGCGACATGCAGGATCTCACGGATCGAGTTCAACAGGCGATCCAAGATTCTGGCATACAAGCAGGTATGGTGAATGTGTTCAATATCGGCAGTACAGGAGCTATTGGTGCTATAGAATTTGAACCGGGTCTAAAACAAGACTTACCAGACCTTTTAAATCGGTTAATTCCTCCTAGCCAGGATTATGGGCATGAGCAAGCTTGGCATGATGGGAATGGACATTCCCACCTGCAGGCCACTTGGTTAGGACCTGAGCTTACTGTCCCCATTACTGCTGGCAGGCCTGTTCTAGGAACCTGGCAACAGATTTTTCATCTCGAATGTGATAATAAACCCCGTTCTCGCCAAGTGCTCGTCACAGTCTATGGTGAATAA
- a CDS encoding acyl-CoA dehydrogenase has translation MTVINTAMVVSVAPLLEVARPEIISLATLSLIILLGYIGVPLWSWSLFAAAVLSLSHPPIWVWSLFLFVALVFNVPWLRQKLLTSFVVKTLQTLQIFPKISETEKAAIEAGNVWVDGEFFTGKPNFERILSEPYPQLTPEIQAFLDGPVEQVCRMASDWDIYQRQDLPPDVWTYLRQERFFGMMIPETYGGLGFSNLAYSAVMAKLASRSFTHVATVGVTNSLGPAKLLLRYGTKEQKHHYLPRLARGEDIPCFALTEPQAGSDAASITSSGVVFKGEDDQLYLKLNWNKRYITLGAIATLLGLAFQLHDPDNLLGKGEYPGITCALIPTETPGVIHNRRHDPMGIPFYNSPLEGHDVIVPIGQIIGGIEQAGQGWKMIMQTLAAGRGISFPATCTGVAKLVARVAGAHAVVRKQFGLSIGRFEGVEEPLARIGGFTYMIDAARLYTCGAVDNGEQPAVVSAIAKFQTTELARRAVLDGMDILGGAGICRGPRNLLASIYTAMPIAITVEGANILTRSLMIFGQGAIRSHPYIYDEILALEQSDVAAFDQAFWSHLGLIVRNGVRAGLLCLTRGRLTRSPVQGETAIYYRKLAWASATFANLSDLAMLSLGGSLKRREKLTGRFADMLAWMYLGSATLRRFEAEGQQVKDLPLVHWSMQYALAQIQQAFEGVVSNLPIPSAGLRQPILGLWRLSPLGTMPSDELGHQVAQILLMPGPERDRLTRDIYLPNHTEEAVGRLEEALRLSVQTAPILKTIKNAIARGQLPPSKPSKLVEEALEEGIINTQEARSLQQAEISRSNTIQVDSFTLEEYQQKNSIPSGALRINSPVTSA, from the coding sequence ATGACTGTTATCAATACTGCGATGGTCGTTAGCGTAGCTCCTCTACTGGAGGTAGCCCGACCGGAGATCATCTCACTCGCCACCCTCTCCCTAATCATCCTATTGGGATACATCGGTGTCCCACTGTGGAGCTGGTCGCTATTCGCTGCTGCAGTCCTTAGCCTCAGCCATCCGCCAATCTGGGTGTGGAGCCTGTTTCTCTTCGTAGCGCTGGTGTTCAATGTCCCTTGGCTCCGCCAAAAGCTACTTACGTCCTTCGTCGTCAAAACACTCCAAACACTGCAAATCTTTCCCAAAATTTCAGAGACGGAGAAAGCTGCGATCGAAGCAGGGAACGTCTGGGTCGATGGTGAATTTTTCACGGGTAAACCTAACTTTGAACGTATCCTCAGCGAACCTTATCCCCAGCTCACCCCTGAGATTCAAGCTTTTCTAGATGGCCCGGTTGAACAAGTCTGCCGGATGGCCAGTGACTGGGACATCTATCAGCGTCAGGATCTCCCCCCCGACGTCTGGACCTATCTCAGACAGGAACGGTTTTTTGGCATGATGATTCCCGAAACATATGGGGGGCTGGGTTTCTCGAATCTGGCCTATAGCGCCGTAATGGCCAAACTGGCCTCCCGCTCCTTTACCCATGTGGCAACGGTTGGCGTCACCAACTCCCTGGGACCTGCTAAACTTTTACTTCGCTATGGCACCAAGGAGCAGAAACATCACTATTTACCCCGCTTAGCCAGAGGTGAAGATATCCCCTGCTTTGCCCTCACAGAACCCCAAGCCGGATCAGATGCGGCCAGCATTACGTCTAGTGGGGTGGTGTTTAAAGGGGAGGATGATCAGCTCTACCTCAAACTCAATTGGAACAAGCGCTATATTACCCTGGGTGCGATCGCAACCCTCCTGGGCCTTGCCTTCCAACTTCACGACCCTGACAATCTTCTGGGTAAAGGGGAATACCCTGGCATTACCTGTGCTCTGATACCGACTGAAACACCTGGCGTCATTCATAACCGTCGCCACGATCCCATGGGCATCCCCTTCTATAATTCACCGTTAGAAGGCCACGACGTCATTGTTCCGATTGGGCAGATCATTGGTGGCATTGAACAAGCAGGTCAGGGTTGGAAAATGATCATGCAAACTCTGGCAGCGGGGCGTGGGATTAGCTTCCCGGCCACTTGTACAGGGGTGGCTAAACTGGTGGCTCGCGTAGCGGGTGCCCATGCTGTGGTCCGTAAACAGTTTGGTTTATCCATTGGCCGCTTTGAAGGGGTTGAAGAACCCCTAGCCCGGATTGGGGGATTCACTTACATGATTGATGCGGCCCGCCTCTATACCTGTGGCGCAGTAGATAACGGCGAGCAGCCTGCGGTGGTATCCGCAATCGCAAAATTCCAAACTACAGAACTGGCCCGTCGTGCCGTACTGGATGGTATGGATATTCTGGGGGGAGCCGGGATTTGTCGAGGACCACGGAACCTATTAGCCAGTATCTACACGGCCATGCCGATTGCCATTACCGTGGAGGGGGCAAATATTCTGACGCGATCATTAATGATATTTGGCCAGGGCGCGATTCGCAGTCATCCTTATATTTACGATGAGATTTTAGCCTTAGAGCAGTCGGATGTAGCTGCCTTTGATCAGGCTTTCTGGTCTCATCTTGGCCTGATCGTCCGTAACGGCGTTCGGGCTGGTCTGTTATGCCTGACACGGGGGCGGCTCACTCGTTCTCCTGTCCAAGGCGAAACGGCAATTTACTATCGCAAGTTAGCCTGGGCTTCAGCGACCTTCGCAAACCTCAGTGATTTAGCCATGCTGTCATTGGGAGGTTCTCTGAAGCGTAGAGAAAAACTAACTGGGCGCTTTGCAGACATGCTTGCCTGGATGTATCTGGGGTCAGCAACACTCCGGCGCTTTGAAGCTGAAGGACAACAGGTGAAGGATTTACCCTTAGTGCATTGGTCGATGCAGTATGCCCTTGCTCAAATTCAACAGGCATTTGAAGGAGTTGTTTCTAATCTTCCGATCCCAAGTGCTGGCCTGCGCCAACCCATTTTAGGGCTGTGGCGTCTGAGTCCCCTTGGAACAATGCCATCTGATGAATTGGGGCACCAGGTTGCTCAGATCCTATTGATGCCTGGGCCAGAACGGGATCGACTCACTCGTGATATTTATCTTCCAAATCATACTGAAGAAGCGGTGGGTCGCCTGGAAGAAGCTTTACGTTTATCGGTGCAGACAGCCCCTATCCTGAAAACCATTAAGAATGCTATAGCAAGAGGGCAACTTCCTCCATCCAAACCATCGAAGCTGGTTGAAGAAGCCCTTGAGGAAGGAATCATCAACACTCAAGAAGCCAGATCTCTCCAACAGGCAGAAATCTCACGTAGCAATACCATTCAAGTGGACTCATTTACATTAGAGGAATATCAGCAGAAAAACTCTATACCTAGTGGGGCTTTACGTATAAATTCTCCTGTAACGTCTGCCTAG
- a CDS encoding thiolase family protein encodes MNKAYIVSSVRTAVGKAPRGTLRNSRPDDLGAAAVKGALGKVSGLEPEQVDDLIMGCSFPEAEQGFNLGRVIAMRAGLPHSVAGCTVNRFCSSGLQTIAMAAQAIMTGQAEVIVAGGAESMSLIPMGGHYLTPNPDLLSEVPAAYLSMGLTAENVAAEFQISRTDQDAFALRSHHKALAAIEKGRFKDEIIPFTVKETLLVDGQTQTTETVFEMDEGPRADTSLEALAKLKPVFKVDGTVTAGTSSQMSDGAAATVVMSEHRVRELGISPLGRLLGYSVVGVPPEIMGIGPVDAVPKVLKQVGLSLKDIGLIELNEAFAAQALAVMRKLGLDEEIVNVNGGAIALGHPLGCTGAKLTATLLHEMNRRGIRYGLVTMCVGGGMGAAGVFENLML; translated from the coding sequence ATGAACAAGGCATATATCGTAAGCAGTGTTCGTACTGCGGTTGGAAAAGCCCCCCGTGGCACTTTGCGGAACAGTCGTCCTGACGACTTGGGCGCTGCCGCCGTCAAAGGTGCTTTAGGGAAAGTGTCCGGCCTGGAACCCGAACAAGTTGATGACTTGATTATGGGCTGTTCGTTTCCCGAAGCGGAGCAGGGGTTCAATCTAGGTCGCGTGATCGCTATGCGGGCGGGTCTTCCCCACTCCGTTGCGGGCTGCACCGTGAACCGTTTTTGTTCATCGGGGTTACAAACCATTGCTATGGCCGCGCAAGCAATTATGACAGGTCAGGCAGAGGTGATCGTGGCCGGAGGAGCTGAATCCATGAGTCTGATTCCGATGGGGGGACATTATCTGACACCCAATCCAGACTTGCTGTCTGAGGTCCCTGCAGCCTATTTGTCGATGGGGCTTACGGCAGAGAATGTGGCCGCAGAATTCCAGATTTCTAGAACTGATCAGGATGCTTTTGCCTTGCGATCGCATCACAAAGCCCTCGCCGCCATCGAAAAGGGCCGTTTCAAAGATGAAATTATTCCCTTCACCGTTAAGGAAACATTGTTAGTGGATGGACAAACCCAAACCACTGAAACGGTTTTCGAAATGGATGAAGGACCGCGTGCCGATACCAGCCTAGAGGCATTGGCCAAACTTAAGCCCGTGTTCAAGGTCGATGGCACTGTCACAGCGGGGACATCTTCGCAAATGTCGGATGGCGCAGCAGCAACGGTGGTGATGAGTGAGCATAGGGTCAGAGAGTTGGGCATTTCGCCGTTGGGCCGATTACTGGGCTACTCAGTGGTTGGTGTGCCGCCAGAAATTATGGGAATTGGCCCGGTGGATGCGGTCCCCAAGGTGCTCAAGCAGGTGGGTTTATCTCTGAAGGATATCGGCCTGATTGAGTTGAACGAAGCCTTTGCAGCCCAGGCTTTGGCTGTCATGCGAAAGCTTGGCCTAGATGAGGAGATTGTGAATGTGAATGGCGGTGCGATCGCACTGGGTCACCCATTGGGCTGCACGGGGGCGAAGTTGACGGCCACGCTCCTGCACGAGATGAATCGGAGGGGGATTCGCTATGGACTGGTGACCATGTGTGTTGGGGGCGGTATGGGTGCTGCGGGAGTATTTGAGAACTTGATGTTGTAG
- a CDS encoding 3-hydroxyacyl-CoA dehydrogenase/enoyl-CoA hydratase family protein, with protein sequence MLKPFRTAAVLGAGVMGTQIAAHLANAGLVVYLLDLPGPGVHKNAIVEAAFKKGLQQKPPIFFTENTARRVILGNFEDDWHRLTHVDWVIEAVVEKLEVKQQLMARLEGHIRDDAVVSTNTSGLSIQAITAGCSNSFRRRFLGTHFFNPPRYLKLLELIPTAETDPQIVAQLKWFGHLHLGKGVVVAKDTPNFIGNRIGVFISMLGIRAFTEQGYTIEEIDTLTGTLVGRPKSATFRTADIVGLDTLLYVAENLYPAIPDDESREVFQVPEILKRLVEAGHLGAKTGQGFYQKVGRDILSVNPQTLTYEKAQSLQLGNWKTIAKIKSLPERLRTLYRDFGRAGTFFRQTMLQILSYSAHRIPEIADSPLNIDQAMRWGFGWQLGPFEIWDAIGFSQVIQDMQAAGIVVPQWVEKMRLAEIDSFYQDIGPKGERFVYQPLHGYLPTEGPQDELTVAQFKTDPAQTLWQNAEAALLDIGNGVTLFEFRSKGNTLGQVVVDGFSEALDIVEAGDYRGLVIGNDGEHFSAGANLADMIKFSHQDKVNVFTDCEHGAIAHLLDQFQALMLRIHYFPKPIVAAIRGRILGGGCELVMASPHVVAAAETYIGLVELSVGLIPGAGGIMTMATWAAEQAASDDPSDIQPFLKQAFEHIGMAKVAGSAYQAQDWGYLPPTALIVMNSDRRLYVAKEEVLRLDHEGYAPPPKRNAIQVLGKPARATFETAAYLMQKGGYISEYDLFLANRLAYVITGGDLSAPTLVSDDYLLGLERQMFLPLFEEKKTQERIMHTLKTKKPLRN encoded by the coding sequence ATGTTAAAACCATTTCGGACCGCTGCTGTTCTCGGTGCAGGGGTGATGGGTACTCAAATTGCTGCCCACCTCGCCAATGCAGGTTTAGTAGTTTATCTCCTGGATCTGCCTGGGCCTGGCGTCCATAAAAATGCGATTGTTGAAGCTGCCTTCAAAAAAGGTCTGCAGCAAAAACCGCCGATTTTCTTTACCGAAAATACAGCCCGCCGCGTTATTCTGGGGAATTTTGAGGATGACTGGCATCGCCTAACCCATGTGGATTGGGTGATTGAGGCGGTAGTCGAAAAGTTAGAGGTTAAGCAACAGCTGATGGCCCGTTTAGAAGGCCATATTCGCGATGATGCAGTGGTTTCAACGAATACAAGTGGGTTATCCATCCAAGCGATTACTGCAGGTTGCTCCAATTCCTTCCGTCGACGATTTCTAGGAACACACTTTTTTAATCCTCCGCGTTACCTGAAGCTATTGGAACTGATTCCCACGGCTGAAACGGATCCACAAATTGTGGCGCAACTGAAGTGGTTTGGACATCTCCATCTAGGGAAAGGGGTCGTGGTCGCCAAAGATACCCCCAACTTTATTGGCAATCGGATTGGGGTGTTTATCAGTATGCTCGGCATCCGAGCCTTTACAGAACAGGGGTACACCATTGAAGAAATTGATACCCTCACGGGAACCCTGGTGGGTCGTCCTAAATCGGCAACCTTCCGAACTGCAGATATTGTGGGTCTCGATACCCTGCTGTATGTAGCTGAAAATCTCTATCCTGCCATCCCTGACGATGAAAGTCGTGAAGTTTTCCAGGTGCCTGAGATTCTGAAACGCCTAGTTGAGGCAGGACATCTCGGGGCCAAAACAGGTCAGGGCTTCTATCAAAAAGTAGGCAGAGATATCCTCTCCGTCAACCCGCAGACCCTGACATACGAAAAGGCTCAGTCCCTGCAGCTAGGGAACTGGAAGACCATTGCCAAAATTAAATCCCTTCCCGAACGCCTGCGAACCCTCTATCGAGATTTCGGTCGAGCAGGAACATTTTTCCGGCAAACGATGCTGCAGATCTTGAGCTACAGTGCCCATCGGATTCCTGAAATTGCCGATAGTCCCCTCAACATTGATCAGGCCATGCGCTGGGGATTTGGCTGGCAGTTGGGTCCCTTTGAAATCTGGGATGCGATTGGTTTCAGTCAGGTGATCCAAGATATGCAGGCCGCTGGAATTGTGGTCCCCCAGTGGGTGGAGAAAATGCGGCTTGCCGAGATTGATAGCTTCTATCAAGACATTGGTCCTAAAGGGGAACGGTTTGTCTATCAACCCCTGCATGGCTATCTCCCCACGGAAGGGCCTCAAGATGAATTGACGGTGGCCCAGTTCAAGACTGATCCAGCCCAAACGCTGTGGCAGAACGCCGAGGCAGCTTTGCTGGATATTGGCAATGGTGTAACGCTGTTTGAGTTTCGCTCTAAGGGCAATACCCTCGGTCAAGTTGTGGTGGATGGTTTCTCAGAAGCCTTAGATATCGTTGAGGCGGGCGACTATCGCGGCTTGGTGATTGGTAATGACGGGGAGCATTTCTCTGCTGGGGCCAACCTGGCAGACATGATCAAGTTCTCGCACCAAGACAAGGTCAATGTCTTTACAGATTGTGAGCATGGTGCCATTGCCCATCTCCTCGATCAGTTTCAGGCCCTGATGCTGCGAATTCACTACTTCCCCAAACCGATTGTGGCAGCGATTCGAGGGCGAATCTTAGGAGGTGGCTGCGAACTGGTGATGGCCTCTCCCCACGTGGTGGCAGCGGCGGAAACCTATATCGGCTTGGTGGAACTCAGCGTCGGTTTGATTCCCGGTGCAGGCGGCATTATGACCATGGCAACCTGGGCTGCTGAACAGGCTGCCAGCGATGACCCCAGTGATATTCAGCCATTTTTGAAGCAAGCCTTCGAGCATATTGGGATGGCGAAGGTAGCTGGGAGCGCCTACCAAGCTCAGGATTGGGGGTACCTACCGCCCACTGCACTGATTGTTATGAATAGCGATCGCCGTCTCTATGTTGCCAAAGAAGAAGTCCTGCGGCTTGACCATGAAGGCTATGCACCGCCACCCAAGCGCAATGCGATCCAGGTGTTGGGCAAACCAGCCCGCGCCACATTTGAAACGGCGGCGTATCTAATGCAAAAGGGTGGCTACATCTCTGAATACGATCTCTTCTTGGCGAATCGTTTAGCCTACGTGATTACGGGGGGTGATCTATCAGCGCCAACGTTGGTTTCTGATGACTACTTGTTAGGGCTGGAGCGGCAAATGTTCTTGCCACTATTTGAGGAGAAGAAAACGCAGGAGCGGATTATGCATACATTGAAAACTAAGAAACCGTTGAGGAATTAG
- a CDS encoding AMP-binding protein, which yields MAPGIWGKASVSPLWGAALKSELATVLSAAGIPVLQGYGLTQTSAVLCVNRGELNRAGTVGVPIPGVEIAIAPDGEILAKAPYVMKGYYNNPVATQEAIDAEGWFHTGDYGEITDEGFLTITGHKKSLFKLSTGKYVAPERIEHHLVQSSLVDWALAVGNQRPYCGLLIFPNRRRLLRLAKKLGVHLPLNEIVDHAQIVAEYQLLVDAANQKLPAWSRVKRFRLIPEILTVTHGLLTPSRRLDREATCTAFAEEIEALYSAVVPAITQPVSTAMPPTSTSLTLEAS from the coding sequence GTGGCGCCAGGGATTTGGGGGAAAGCTTCGGTATCTCCTCTGTGGGGGGCTGCTCTCAAGTCAGAGTTAGCCACGGTTTTGTCGGCTGCGGGTATTCCGGTCTTGCAAGGATATGGCCTTACCCAAACGAGTGCCGTCCTGTGTGTGAATCGAGGGGAATTGAATCGAGCTGGTACGGTAGGGGTGCCCATCCCGGGTGTTGAAATTGCGATCGCACCCGATGGCGAAATCTTGGCTAAAGCGCCCTATGTGATGAAAGGCTATTACAACAATCCAGTGGCAACCCAAGAAGCCATTGACGCAGAGGGTTGGTTCCACACCGGCGACTATGGGGAGATCACCGATGAAGGGTTCTTGACCATTACCGGTCATAAAAAAAGTCTTTTTAAGTTATCAACGGGCAAATATGTGGCCCCTGAGCGGATTGAGCATCATCTCGTTCAATCCTCGTTAGTCGACTGGGCTTTGGCAGTGGGTAACCAGCGCCCTTACTGCGGTCTGCTGATTTTTCCCAATCGACGGAGACTACTAAGACTGGCCAAGAAGCTGGGGGTCCATCTTCCCCTTAACGAGATCGTAGACCATGCGCAGATTGTTGCTGAATATCAGTTACTGGTCGATGCAGCTAACCAGAAACTCCCGGCGTGGTCAAGGGTGAAGCGCTTTCGTCTAATACCTGAAATACTGACTGTTACTCATGGATTACTGACCCCCTCTCGACGACTTGATCGGGAAGCCACCTGTACGGCCTTCGCCGAAGAGATTGAGGCACTATATAGCGCTGTTGTGCCTGCGATAACCCAGCCCGTTTCTACCGCTATGCCACCAACGTCTACGTCGCTGACGTTGGAAGCTTCTTAG